The stretch of DNA TTGATAATCTCCTTCTCCTGTCCATAGACTAATTTGTAATTTACGTAAACTTATTTTTATTTGTTCAAGATTTATTTGTTTAATTAAATTAAGAGTACGTTGAAGAACTTTTTCTGAACCTAATGCCATTATCTCTTGATGATTACGACGATGAGTAATACTCATTGCTGCTGACATAGCAAGATTTTTGATCAATAATTCACTAACAATTTCAGGAGCAGATTTTAAGCCACGAATAATACCTAAACAAGGCAAATCCGCTAACAAAAAATCACTGGTAAGATAACCAACAAAAAAACCTCTAGCACTACCTTTATTTTTGATTAAGTTAGTTATTGCAGAGGTAATTTCTTCATCGCTTAATCTATTAGCTTCAATCTGAATCATTAAAGCTTGAGTATTAGCGATCGCTTCTTCAAAAGACATAGATGTTGATATTTTATCTGCCAGTTGATTCATAATTTAACTCTCAATGTGTTTTGGGTAAGTGATAGATTGAAAAAAAGCAAATATGTTAATCATTGAAAAAATCTTAACAATTTCTCCTTTGATTAGTTCGTTTGTTTTAGCTCCACACCACACATTAAAACTTTAACTTGACTTTCCTGGTCTATTGTTGATTAGCCTTATGGGTATAATATATTATCAACATTTTTATCGATAGAAAACTAGTTAGGTTAATTTTTTGAAATTTTTTTGATTAAAGATTGATTTGGAGACAAATTGTACAGCTTAATTTGCTCAGAATTAGGCTAATAATAGTCTTGGTGTTACTTAATTTTATTGATAGAACCCAATAATATCTTGATAAGGTAAAGAAAATGCTAAGAGAGAGTCAAAAACTTTTCTAATGCCTCAATCATGGTTGGTGGCCAGCGACGATTATTTCTAACCCAATTAAGATCTTGATAGCGATGATCTAAACCGACTGTTGCTACCCAATTACTTTCAGCCTCTCCTTGGAAACCTGCCACCCATAAAGCTGCGGTTAAAGCTGCCCGAGGATCAGAAAATAAAGGATATTTACGGACTAAATTACGCAACTGACGAATTGCCTCATCGCAGTTTCCTAGTTGATAAGTACTAAGAGCTAAGTTAGCACGAGCCAAAGCAAAATTAGGAACAATTTCTACCGCTTTTTGATAATCGTTCAAAGCTTCTTGCCAAAGCCCTTGTGCTGCTTTAACATTACCACGATTATTATAGGCTACTGCATCATTAGCATTGATCGCTAAAACATGATCGTAATCAGCTAAAGCTTCTTGCCAAAGTCGTTTAATTTCATATGCAATCCCACGATTAAGATAAGGATCGGGATATTGAGGAGCTATTTTAATCGATTGATTAAAATCTGCGATCGCTTCATCTAGGCGATTTTGAGCAATGCGAGTATTGCCTCGATTACTCCAAACAGCAGGATTATTTGGAAATTGTTCAATTAACTGAGTCCAATAGACTTCCGCTTGAAGATAATTGCCTTGTTCTATTTCCTGTAAAGCTTTTTGAGCGGTTTCCTCTCCTTGATTAAGTTGCTGCTGCGTAAAAGAAGATAATTCCGAAGCTTGTACAGAAGCAACTTGATTGATATTGAAGAAGGAGAGAAAACAAATCCCAATTAAAACGATTAACCAACGAATCATTGCATCTCAGATTTTATTTTTAAGTATTTATTACTTATTATGATCTTAGAGATGCCTTGTAGATCGAGATCAAATCAATTTGGTTGAGATAGATAGACAGTTTAACGCACAGGAGCTTTTTTCGGGCTAAGCGAAGTACCTCCAAATCCTTTTAAGCCAAGCCAACCAATTACAATATAGCCAATGGCTAACATTAAACTACTTAAACCAGTGCGTAAACCTTGTTTAATAGCTTCAGTTTTAGCACGACCTTCTCTTTCTAGCTTTTGATCTCGTAGCTGAGTTTGTAATTCACTTAGTCTAGCTTCTAATGCTTCAGGATTTTTAGCCAATTCACGAAAGTTTTGAAATTGTTGTTGGGTTTCTTGTAAACGTTGTAGCTGCTGAGGATTAAGAGTTTGTCCTTCAACTTTACCACTACTAATAGCTTGATCGATTTGTTTGAGTTGGGCTTCCAATTGTTGTAGACGTTGAGGATCTTGAGCTAAAGCATTAAGCTGATCGTATTGTTCTTTAATTCTAGTTTCAGCCTGATCCGCTCCCTGTTGAATTTGATTGATAGCATTATCACTAGCTAAACGAAGATTATTTAAATGTAAAGGAACTAAAAGCAAAAATAATAAGCCAAGGAGACTAGCTAAGATAAATACTGGTAATTTGACATCAAAACCAGATTTTTTAGGTGTATTACTGAGAGTTGCTTCAATCCAAACAGCAACTAAAATAAAACTTATGCCAACCATAGGAACAATTCCGCGATCAACAATTTGACCAGTAAAACTAATTTGCCATTGAGAATCTAATGGCTGAAAAGGAATTGCTAAAGTGAGGTAATCGAGTAAAGCAGAAATAATCAAAATTAAGCCTACTATCTTAAGACATAAAGACGTAAATTGAGACGTACTTGTGTTATTCATGGTTTGATTTTTAGAACTACTAAATAATTGTGTTTAAGAGTAAACGCAGTAATAACTGATAAAGTAATAACGATAAACAAGCTAAATGGATTGGTAATTGTTTTAAGAGCAATTCAAAAATTTCAATCCAGATAAGTTTAATTGAGTTTTAACTTGCCCATCTTAACTTGTCCACTATTTGGCTAAGCTGTGACACAAATATATGCTTAAGTTTTAGTCTTTATTTTCCGAGGAGATTTTAGGATGGTAAGAGTCTAAAAAATGCCATCCCATTATTCCCAAATCTCACCAAGCTCAAATCATCATGAATAAAAAAGTTGAAATATTAAAAGATAAAAACGCTTTAATAGAGCGATCGCTTTCGCTAGTAGTTACCAAAATTCAACAAGCTATTGAAAGCAGAGGAAAATGTACTATTGCTTTAGCTGGAGGCAATACGCCCAAACCTTTGTATGAAGCTTTAGCAAAACAATCTTTTCCTTGGGACAAAATTGAGGTGTTTTGGGGTGACGAACGTTATGTTTCCGCAGATCATTTAGATAGTAATCAACTGATGGCACGCCAAGCTTGGCTATCAAAAGTTGATTTTCCTGAAACCAATATTCATCCAATGTCCACTACAGCAGGAGAACCCGATCTCGATGCCCAAAGACATGAAGCCGAATTACAACAATTTTTTCGACTTGCTCCTGGCGAATTTCCCCATTTCGATCTAATTTTATTAGGAATAGGAGATGATGGTCATACTGCTTCTTTGTTTCCTCAAACAGATGCTTTAACGGTAACAGACCGATTGGTAACAGTTGGAAATAAGCAGGGCGAACCTCGTTTAACTTTTACTGTACCTTTACTTAATCATGCTCGTTGTATCGTTTTTATCGTCAGTGGTGAAAATAAGCGTCCCGCCCTTAGAGAAATTTTTGCACCTCAAGGAGATGAAATGATGTATCCTGCTCGTTTAATTCAACCTGAAGGGGAACTATGGTGGTTGTTAGATCATTCTGCTGGGGCTGAATTTGATGGAAATCTGACTTAAAATATTCGAGACAAAATAATAATTCAGTTTTTTTTTTACTAAAAATTCTGGAAAACTAGATTGATAAAACTTAATTACCTAAAACACCTATGATTGTCTGTCCAAATTGCAATCATCAAAATCCAGAAAGTTCGATGCAATGTGAAAATTGCTATACTCTTTTGCCTCAAACTACTAGCTGCCCTAATTGCGGGGCCTCTGTACAAACTGATGCTACTTTTTGTGGTCAATGTGGTTTTAATCTTCAAGCAGAAAATCTCGCTCCTACTCCAGAACTTTCTGAAACCTTTGTAGGCTCGTCTACAACTGGTGCTTCCTCTACATTAATTAATCCTTGGGATGATGAGGAGATCGAAACAATTCCTACGCCCGAACCTTGGCAAACTCATGAAACCGAGGTGATGTCGCCGACATCAGGGTTTGAGGATTCTTGGGATGATGAAAATTTAGCAGTAGAAGATTTAGAGGAGTTGGAGGAATTGGAGGAACTTCCAGAAACAACTTCTCCTTTAGTTGATTTTGAGGAAGAATTATCAGCAACTTCGCAGAACAACCCCATATTTACTGAACCTGAGCCAAAATTAGCAGAAAATCTTGATTTTGAGCCTAGAGTTAATCAAGGGCAACCACTTCCATCACCTCAACCTGTTGCTGAAGCATCACCACCACCATCACCACCATCTCCGCCATTGCCACCACCACAACCATTTTCTCCAGGAGGAAAAGTGAGTTCTGCCACCCAACTCCAAATTCAGCAAGCTAGTCTGCTTCATGTCCAGACCAATACTACTTTAGAACTTCCTCACAATTTATATGTAATTCATATTGGCAAACCAAATAGTCAAATCCCTCCCGATATTGACGTTTCTGGTTTTCCTAATTCCGAAGTCGTCTCACGAATTCATGCTGATATTCGGGTTGAGGGAGATACTTATTTTCTGGAAGATGTTGGTTCTTCTAATGGCACTTATGTCAATCACAGTCCCTTACCACCTGGAAATCGTCATCGCTTGAGAACTGGCGATCGCATTTCCTTGGGCAAAGGCGATTTAGTGACTTTTATTTTTCAACTTAATTAATTTGAGTCAAACAATGATGTATTCAATTAAGAATTATGGAGCAACTTTTAAAAGTTTCTAAATGACTAGCGCAAAGCTAAGTCGGATTGGAGGGTTAAATTCAGATCGCTGTTGGGATCGATGGAAATGAGTTCTACTTGTTTTCTGCCCAACAGCCAACCTGCTGCTGCACCTATAGCACCACCACCGAGAACTTCTTCTGTAGCGATCGCTCTATCTCCAGTAACTCCCGAAACTACTGTGGCTGCTGCTGCACCTATCGCAGCACCTTTAAGAATTCCACCTGCACTTGCTCCTCTTCTAACGGTTTCGGTACGAGTAATAGTTTGAGAAGTAGCATCAATAGATTTTCTAGTGCCATCGGAGAAAACTAATTCTTGAGCAACAAAACGAGAACCACCATTAGTTGGTTCAATTTGACCAACAATTTCTGTTCCATAGGGGATCAAAGTAACGCGGTCGCGATTTCTTAAGTTAGCTGCCACTTTTAGAGTTAAAGGAGCAGTTTCTTCTTTAGTTACTAAAATTTTTTCTGCATCTTCATAAAAAACAGGAATTTCTGCTCCAGCAGGAATGATCAGCTGGCTAGGTAGATTAGGATTAGGATAGTTGTTACGATTAGGTCTATTTTGTGAAGGAAAAAGTTGAGCGGAAGCAGGAGCTAAACTAACTAATGGTGTAATGGCAACCATACCAATAGTTAATGACATTAGCAAAGAAGTAGCTGGTTTAAAGTATCTAGAAGCAAACATAATTTTCAAGATTTAATTTTATTGATTGATTATCTCGACGCAGAGCTATTTATCATAGTTCCTGGTAACTTTGGGATTCAATTCGGTTAGCAAAATGCTGTTGAATATAAGACCTGATTTGATTACTCATCTGTAGTTATGTTAAAACAAAGACCAGTACCTCAACCAAAACACAAAAGAGGTTCTCACAAAATTTGGTTAGGACTAAGTTTTAGTCTCTGCTTGCTAACTGTGATGGTTTGGCTATTCAAAACTCAGCAACCAGAAAAATCACAACAGCCTTCTCAAGTTTTACCATTAGTTAGCCTTTCTCCTGAGCAAAGAGATGTTCGTTTAAAAGCAATTATTCAGAGTAATTCCCCTTTTTGGAAAAAATCTGAGGTAACTAAAAGCGATCGCTCTCGGGCGCGTTATCTTTTGGCTGTAGATTTATTAAAAGCACAACGAGCAAAAGCTGCTTTGATTTATTTAAAAGACTTAGAAAGGAATTATTCGGTTCTCGCTCCGCAAATTCTGGTTCAACAAGCCAATGCTTATCAATTGCTGAATCAATCAGCCCAAGTGCAGCAAGTGTATCAACAATTAATCACAAAATATCCTGATTCTTTGGCAATTCCAGAAGTTTTGTTTTGGTTGAGTCACACTGATGTTTCTTATCAACAACAACTAATTGAAAAGTTTCCTTATCATCCTCTAACTCAAAAGCTAGTTCGTCAGCTACTTCAACAAGATTCCAATCAATTACATTTATTATTATTGTTAGCTAAATATAGTCGTGAGCCTAATACTGAGGAAATTAGAGATCGTTTAGTTCTAGAATATCCTGCACAATTAACCCCTGAAGATTGGGAAGCGATCGCATCGGGTTATTGGCGTGAAGAAAAATATCGTAAGGCTGCTGATGCTTATACTTTGGCTCGTCTGACTCCTCGTAATCTCTATCGGGCTGCTAGAGGTTTTCATCTGAACGGGAATTTTTCTGAAGCTATTAGAAGTTATCAACGCTTAATTGACGAGTTTCACGATTCCAGAGAAACAGGATTGAGTTTACTTCATTTAGCTTCAATTTCTGGAAGTGCAGAAGCGATCGCTTATTTAGAAATGGCAATTGAGAAGTTTCCTGAACAAGCACCCCAAGCTTTATTATCTCAAGGATTGATTTATGACGCACTCAAACAGTCAGAGTTAGCTAACCAAGCTCGACAAAAATTGTTGCAACAATATCCTAATTCTGAAGCAGCCGTAACTTATCGTTGGCAAGAAGCGCAGAAGTTAGCAGTAAAAGGAAACATTCAAGGTGCTTATTCATGGGTGCAACCTTTGATTAAAATTAAGGGTAATCTCAATCTGGAAATTTTGCCTAAAGCTATCTTCTGGGCAGGAAAATGGGCTAAACAATTAGGATTTGTCGCAGAATCTCAACAAGCCTTTCAAAAAGTCATTACTATTTATCCTCAATCCTATTATGCCTGGCGATCGGCAGTAAAATTGGGTTGGCAAGTGGGAGATTTTGATGATGTGCGTGCTTTTAATCCCGCTTTAGAGTTTCCTGAATTAAATCTAGTTCCTTATACCAATTCCGATACTATCAAAGAATTATTAGTGTTAGGACAGTATCAATCTGCGTGGAATCTCCTGGAATCAGAAATTAAACAGCCTCAAGAACTAACTGTCTCAGAACAATTTATTGAAGGGCTACTTTTACTCAAATTGAGGCAAATTTCGGCAGGAATTAATCAAGTTTGGGATTTAGCTCAACGGGAAAACCCCCACGAACAACAAAAATGGCAAGCTCTTAGAAAAACACCAACTTATTGGTATGCTTTATTTCCTTTTCCTTATCGAGATGAAATTTTGACCAATTCCCAACAAAGTAAAATCAATCCTTTATTAGTTGTGGCAGTGATGCGGAAAGAATCAACTTTTGCACCTGAAATTAATTCGCGAGTTGGTGCAGTGGGTTTGATGCAGGTTGTTCCCGAAACTGCTCAATGGGTAGCAGCACAAATCAATCTTGCCGAATATTCTTTAAAGCAACCCGAGGACAATATTAAGATTGGAACTTGGTATTTAGCTCATAATCACGAGCGTTATCAAAATAATTCTCTTCTTGCGATCGCTAGCTATAATGCGGGAACAGGTAATGTTAATCAATGGCTACAACAATATAATACTCAGGATTTAGATAGTTTTGTAGAAGACATTCCTTTTCCTGAAACTAAAGATTATGTAGAAGGAGTGTTTAGCAATTATTGGAATTATCTACGTTTATATGACCCTCAAGTTAAACAACAAGTGGCTAATTATCTCAAACGTAATAAATAATTTCGCTTTACAACTTGACAAAATTAGTACATCTAGTCTCACCTGTTGGTGGTTTAGCACAAGCACGAATTTCTGTATTTTTACCAGGCCCCATATCAGCATAGTGCCTATTCCATCCGTCTTTGGCAACTGTAATTTGACCGTAGATGTTGCCTTGACGATCTTCTACATAATGAACGGATCGATAAGGAGCTTCCGATCTTGCCCAAGTAGCATGGCAACGTTCAGAATAACGCAACTCTACCTTATAGGCAACTAGTTGTTCGTAAGCAAGCTGATAGTTACCAATGTTAGAGGTGATAGTTTTGGCATCGTTATCACAGTTATTATCAATTGGGTCGCGATTGAGACAAGTTAAATTATTACATAGTGGTGCGTTCTGAATTTTGTTGGTGGTAATTCTTTGATTTAAATTGTTACCAAAATTGAATACACCAAAAATTGATAACGGTAAAACAATTAAGCTTAAACTAACAGGAACATTTAATCTCAAACGTTTTTGCCATTTTTTCAGGAAATTATTTTTTGACTTTTGAGCCTTCGTTAAAGCAGCTAAAATTACTTGAGTATTAGCTGGACGTTTTCCTGGTAAATGATGCATCAGCGAATCGAGTAGATCTGCCAACGACTCTGATACAACAGGTGCTGCTTGATGCCAAAGCAATTCTCCTGTTTGCAAATTTTTTGGTAACTCTTGAGGATGTTTACCTGTCAGAAGATGAACCAAAGTTCTGCCTAAAGCAAAAAAATCTGATTGAGGTAAAGCACTGCCATCAATTTGTTCTGGTGCCATGTAACCTGGAGTACCAATACTAGTAATGCCTTGATTTACTCCTATCTTACCTAAATAAGTTGCAGTAACTCTTCTGGCTGCACCAAAATCTATGAGAGCTAATTTTCCATCGGGTTGGAGAATAATATTAGCTGGTTTGATATCGCGATGAAAATATTGTTTTTGATGTAATAGAGTAAGTATTTCTAATAATTGTTTAAGCCAATCAAAAGCTTGTTCGTTAGTAATTGGCTGTTGACTTTGTTGTTGTAGCCATTGTTCGAGATTTAAACCCTCAATTTTTTCCATCACCAAGCAATATAGCGGTTTGGTACTCCACCTCACTTGAGTCACAAAGTATCCTTCTGGTTGTACTTGAGGAATACCAGAATGATTAATTTGTTGTAAGATTTTCGCTTCTTGCTGAAATAATTCTACAGCTTTGGGATAGCTTGTCAGTAGAATTTTTAAAACTTTATTAGTTTGGGGAAATTTGCCATCCTTAACTTCTACAGTTAATGCTAGTTGACTTTTTCCTAACAAACTGACACCACGATAACGTTGTTGAATGATTAAATTAGCACCGCAATATTTACAAAACTCGTCGTCATTATTTTCCTGGTGAGAATGAAGACAATCAGGATTAAAACAATAACTCATATCAATTTAATAATAAGAATTTAAATACTTTCTTATCACAGGTTGAAGAGTATAGAAAGTTTGATTATGTTCTTGAACAGTTTCTAACAGCGATCGCCGCCTTAAACAGTCAAGCAACCCAATCATTTCTGAACAACGCATTGATAAAGTTGGTTTTGCCATCAACTGCGGAATTGAGACTAATTGATTTTCTTTTGCGATCGCACAAATCAAAGTTTTTTCTGCATCTGATAAACGATGATATTGTTGGTCAATTACAAATTCTAAATCCCCAAGAAATAAAGTATTTTGGCGCAAAAATTCAGATATACTACCATTAAAAACTTCTTTAATCGTTGTAGCGACTATTTTTAAAGCGAGGGGATGACCGCGATAAATTTCAATTAACTCATCCCAACGTTCTATTTCTGATAATTGCTTGTCTTCAAGTAACTGACGTGCTGCTGTAGTTAAACCTTGAAGTTGCAAAGAACGGATTGATGCCGAAGCACTTTCTAGTATGGCTAAATCTTTCGGTTTTTCGTTCCCAATTAGCAATAAACAGCTTTGATGTTCTAATTGAGCGATCTGACGAAATAATTCACCGTACATTTGATGCTCATCTTGATATGGTTGGGTCGCATTTCCCGTTGCCAAAATTGATTCTATTTGATCAAAGATCAACAAACAACGACTTTGACGCAATTGAAATAGTAATTGAGAGATTTTTTGAGCAACTGTAGCTTCAAAAGTTTGTCTGTGTGCAGTCAACACTATAGCTTCAGATAGGACAGTTTCTATCGATGGTGCATGAGCTAGACTACGCCAAAAGATATAATCAAATTCTTTTTGAAACTGTTTAGCTAAGTGTACAGCGAGCGTAGTTTTACCAATACCACCCAAACCATATAAAATGATTACTCGACAGCGTTCTTGAATCAACCATTGCCGTGATGTTTCAATTTCAGCTAGTCTTCCATAACAAACCATTCCATCAGGTGCTTCTCCCCAATCTTGTCCTGAATATTGAACTGTTTGCTGTTGACTAAGTTTGATTTCTCCTACATTTAATTCTGCTACTGCCGTCTGAGGTTTGGTAAAAATAGCTAGTAACTGACTTGGTTTAAGTTCTAAAACCTGAGCGATCTTAGCTAATTTATCATGCCCTGGTTTTTTGATTACACCACTAATCAGTTTACTCAGATAGGTTTTATCAATTCCAGTCTGTTGGGCGAGTCGATAGGCATTGATATTTTTTTTCATGAGTAACTGTTTAAATATCTCGCCTGCCAAATAACTATTTTGAAATTTTGTCACTATCGGTAATTGGGTTAATTGAGCAACTACAAAAATTTAAAAACAAACAATATCTAATCTCACTCCAAGTTAATGATGGTTTTTTATGCCAAGAGAAATTTTTTGTAATAAATATTTAAGTTTTTTTAGATAAAATTATTCAACCTGAAAATCATTCAACTAGTTGAATTTTTTTGAGGATTTTAAGCAACTTTTCATTTTCTTACTCAGGAAGTTATAAAAAAATAAGAATATCTTTGAAGGAGATTAAGTAATGATCACAGTTAAAGCTTTTTGGAGAAATAATGCGCTACCTGCCCAAAAAATTAAAATTGCTGTTGCATTCAATGACTTTTTTGGAGGTGGTGTAACTGATGATAATGGTGAGATTGATTTTGATTTAGAACCAGGACACGGACAAATTTTTTATCGAGGTTGTCCTATTTATATTGGAAAAATTGATGAAATTATAACTATTCATATTTGAAAAACTTAATAATTCAATCTAGGCAAAATTTAGACTATTTATTTATCAGGATGACAATATTGGTCAAGCAAGATTAATTTTCAACCTATGCTTGGAGGTGGTGATGGCTATATAACTTCAACAGGTCGTCAATTAGATTTAGTTTTTTCTATCCAATAAATATTTAGCAATTATTATCAATTCTCTTCTTTTTAGGAGAGATAATTTTTTATTATTTATTGTTAATTGTTGGATATTTTTCTCTAAATATTTTATTGATTGATGTTATTTTTTTAGAAAAATGGGAATAATAAATCCAGAAAAACCTAGCAATTTAATTTCGATCTCGAATCTTTATAGGTTTATTTTAGATGAATCTAAAAATCTTGAGATTAATTCAACTTTAGATACAGCCGATTACTTTCTTAGCATCAATCGTCGTGAAGATAATTTGAATACTAACTACAATCTTAGTTTTATATCTACAGCCGATCCTATCTCAACCGTTTCCGTCACAGCACAAGATAGCGAAGCCAAAGAAGAAGGAACTAATGCAGGAAAATTTAGAATTACTCGCGATGGCGATACTTCAGAAG from Stanieria cyanosphaera PCC 7437 encodes:
- a CDS encoding protein kinase domain-containing protein — encoded protein: MSYCFNPDCLHSHQENNDDEFCKYCGANLIIQQRYRGVSLLGKSQLALTVEVKDGKFPQTNKVLKILLTSYPKAVELFQQEAKILQQINHSGIPQVQPEGYFVTQVRWSTKPLYCLVMEKIEGLNLEQWLQQQSQQPITNEQAFDWLKQLLEILTLLHQKQYFHRDIKPANIILQPDGKLALIDFGAARRVTATYLGKIGVNQGITSIGTPGYMAPEQIDGSALPQSDFFALGRTLVHLLTGKHPQELPKNLQTGELLWHQAAPVVSESLADLLDSLMHHLPGKRPANTQVILAALTKAQKSKNNFLKKWQKRLRLNVPVSLSLIVLPLSIFGVFNFGNNLNQRITTNKIQNAPLCNNLTCLNRDPIDNNCDNDAKTITSNIGNYQLAYEQLVAYKVELRYSERCHATWARSEAPYRSVHYVEDRQGNIYGQITVAKDGWNRHYADMGPGKNTEIRACAKPPTGETRCTNFVKL
- the hpsJ-B gene encoding hormogonium polysaccharide biosynthesis protein HpsJ, which translates into the protein MNNTSTSQFTSLCLKIVGLILIISALLDYLTLAIPFQPLDSQWQISFTGQIVDRGIVPMVGISFILVAVWIEATLSNTPKKSGFDVKLPVFILASLLGLLFLLLVPLHLNNLRLASDNAINQIQQGADQAETRIKEQYDQLNALAQDPQRLQQLEAQLKQIDQAISSGKVEGQTLNPQQLQRLQETQQQFQNFRELAKNPEALEARLSELQTQLRDQKLEREGRAKTEAIKQGLRTGLSSLMLAIGYIVIGWLGLKGFGGTSLSPKKAPVR
- a CDS encoding Calx-beta domain-containing protein encodes the protein MGIINPEKPSNLISISNLYRFILDESKNLEINSTLDTADYFLSINRREDNLNTNYNLSFISTADPISTVSVTAQDSEAKEEGTNAGKFRITRDGDTSEAQTVNYVIATGGGQAVNGVDYEKLSGSITIPAEHFYVDLFVTPIDDSVVERTEKVTITLKEVDGDIGTGTTQTATVTIEDN
- a CDS encoding tetratricopeptide repeat protein, which codes for MIRWLIVLIGICFLSFFNINQVASVQASELSSFTQQQLNQGEETAQKALQEIEQGNYLQAEVYWTQLIEQFPNNPAVWSNRGNTRIAQNRLDEAIADFNQSIKIAPQYPDPYLNRGIAYEIKRLWQEALADYDHVLAINANDAVAYNNRGNVKAAQGLWQEALNDYQKAVEIVPNFALARANLALSTYQLGNCDEAIRQLRNLVRKYPLFSDPRAALTAALWVAGFQGEAESNWVATVGLDHRYQDLNWVRNNRRWPPTMIEALEKFLTLS
- the pgl gene encoding 6-phosphogluconolactonase, which produces MNKKVEILKDKNALIERSLSLVVTKIQQAIESRGKCTIALAGGNTPKPLYEALAKQSFPWDKIEVFWGDERYVSADHLDSNQLMARQAWLSKVDFPETNIHPMSTTAGEPDLDAQRHEAELQQFFRLAPGEFPHFDLILLGIGDDGHTASLFPQTDALTVTDRLVTVGNKQGEPRLTFTVPLLNHARCIVFIVSGENKRPALREIFAPQGDEMMYPARLIQPEGELWWLLDHSAGAEFDGNLT
- a CDS encoding NB-ARC domain-containing protein; amino-acid sequence: MKKNINAYRLAQQTGIDKTYLSKLISGVIKKPGHDKLAKIAQVLELKPSQLLAIFTKPQTAVAELNVGEIKLSQQQTVQYSGQDWGEAPDGMVCYGRLAEIETSRQWLIQERCRVIILYGLGGIGKTTLAVHLAKQFQKEFDYIFWRSLAHAPSIETVLSEAIVLTAHRQTFEATVAQKISQLLFQLRQSRCLLIFDQIESILATGNATQPYQDEHQMYGELFRQIAQLEHQSCLLLIGNEKPKDLAILESASASIRSLQLQGLTTAARQLLEDKQLSEIERWDELIEIYRGHPLALKIVATTIKEVFNGSISEFLRQNTLFLGDLEFVIDQQYHRLSDAEKTLICAIAKENQLVSIPQLMAKPTLSMRCSEMIGLLDCLRRRSLLETVQEHNQTFYTLQPVIRKYLNSYY
- a CDS encoding transglycosylase SLT domain-containing protein; the encoded protein is MLKQRPVPQPKHKRGSHKIWLGLSFSLCLLTVMVWLFKTQQPEKSQQPSQVLPLVSLSPEQRDVRLKAIIQSNSPFWKKSEVTKSDRSRARYLLAVDLLKAQRAKAALIYLKDLERNYSVLAPQILVQQANAYQLLNQSAQVQQVYQQLITKYPDSLAIPEVLFWLSHTDVSYQQQLIEKFPYHPLTQKLVRQLLQQDSNQLHLLLLLAKYSREPNTEEIRDRLVLEYPAQLTPEDWEAIASGYWREEKYRKAADAYTLARLTPRNLYRAARGFHLNGNFSEAIRSYQRLIDEFHDSRETGLSLLHLASISGSAEAIAYLEMAIEKFPEQAPQALLSQGLIYDALKQSELANQARQKLLQQYPNSEAAVTYRWQEAQKLAVKGNIQGAYSWVQPLIKIKGNLNLEILPKAIFWAGKWAKQLGFVAESQQAFQKVITIYPQSYYAWRSAVKLGWQVGDFDDVRAFNPALEFPELNLVPYTNSDTIKELLVLGQYQSAWNLLESEIKQPQELTVSEQFIEGLLLLKLRQISAGINQVWDLAQRENPHEQQKWQALRKTPTYWYALFPFPYRDEILTNSQQSKINPLLVVAVMRKESTFAPEINSRVGAVGLMQVVPETAQWVAAQINLAEYSLKQPEDNIKIGTWYLAHNHERYQNNSLLAIASYNAGTGNVNQWLQQYNTQDLDSFVEDIPFPETKDYVEGVFSNYWNYLRLYDPQVKQQVANYLKRNK
- a CDS encoding FHA domain-containing protein; translated protein: MIVCPNCNHQNPESSMQCENCYTLLPQTTSCPNCGASVQTDATFCGQCGFNLQAENLAPTPELSETFVGSSTTGASSTLINPWDDEEIETIPTPEPWQTHETEVMSPTSGFEDSWDDENLAVEDLEELEELEELPETTSPLVDFEEELSATSQNNPIFTEPEPKLAENLDFEPRVNQGQPLPSPQPVAEASPPPSPPSPPLPPPQPFSPGGKVSSATQLQIQQASLLHVQTNTTLELPHNLYVIHIGKPNSQIPPDIDVSGFPNSEVVSRIHADIRVEGDTYFLEDVGSSNGTYVNHSPLPPGNRHRLRTGDRISLGKGDLVTFIFQLN